One part of the Streptomyces lydicus genome encodes these proteins:
- a CDS encoding M4 family metallopeptidase — translation MRRTPHTRAVATGALVAVTAMLAVGVQAGTGTAAAPRPGTTHAAPAPGALPAKLSPSQRAELIRAAGATTAETARQLKLGAKEKLVVKDVSKDVDGTIHTRYERTYEGLPVLGGDLVVHESKAGKLKGVTKAVGSQLKVASTTAKIKPAAAEAKAVTSARALGSKKTEAAKAPRKVIWVADGKPVLAYETVIGGLQDDGTPNQLHVITDATTGAKIFQYQGIETGVGNSEYSGKVTIGTSGSAPNFSMTDATRGGHKTYNLNHGSSGTGSLFTDADDTWGDGTPQNAQTAGVDAAYGAQETWDYYKNVHGRSGIRGDGVGAYSRVHYGNSYVNAFWDDGCFCMTYGDGSGNAAPLTAIDVAGHEMSHGVTAATANLTYSGESGGLNEATSDIFGTAVEFYANNASDPGDYLIGEKIDINGDGTPLRYMDKPSKDGASADYWSSTVGNKDVHYSSGVANHFFYLLSEGSGPKDIGGVHYDSPTFDNLPVPGIGRANAEKVWFKALSQYMSSNTNYAAARTATLKAAADLFGEGSASYNTVANTWAAVNVGSRVPDGGGVTVTNPGNQTSTVGQAASLQIKATSGTAGALSYAATGLPAGLSINASTGLISGTPTTAGTGNVTVTVTDAAKKTGTAAFTWTVNPVGGGNVFENADDVQIPDAGAAVTSPITVSRSGNAPSTLKVGVDIVHSYRGDLVIDLIAPDGTAYRLKNSSVYDSAANVNTTYTVNASSEAASGTWKLRVQDVYSQDSGYINGWKLTF, via the coding sequence GTGAGACGCACCCCCCATACCCGCGCCGTTGCGACCGGCGCGCTGGTCGCCGTCACGGCGATGCTGGCCGTCGGTGTACAGGCCGGTACCGGAACGGCGGCCGCCCCGCGGCCGGGCACCACGCATGCCGCACCCGCTCCCGGCGCCCTGCCGGCGAAGCTGTCCCCGTCCCAGCGTGCGGAGCTGATACGGGCAGCCGGTGCCACCACCGCCGAGACCGCGCGGCAGCTGAAGCTCGGCGCGAAGGAGAAGCTGGTCGTCAAGGACGTCTCGAAGGATGTCGACGGCACGATCCACACCCGCTACGAGCGCACCTACGAAGGGCTGCCGGTGCTCGGCGGCGACCTCGTGGTGCACGAGAGCAAGGCCGGCAAGCTCAAGGGCGTCACCAAGGCCGTGGGCTCCCAGCTGAAGGTCGCGAGCACCACCGCGAAGATCAAGCCGGCCGCCGCCGAGGCGAAGGCCGTCACCTCCGCGCGGGCCCTGGGCTCGAAGAAGACCGAGGCGGCCAAGGCGCCGCGCAAGGTGATCTGGGTCGCCGACGGCAAGCCGGTCCTCGCCTACGAGACGGTGATCGGCGGGCTGCAGGACGACGGCACCCCCAACCAGCTGCACGTCATCACCGACGCCACCACCGGTGCCAAGATCTTCCAGTACCAGGGCATCGAGACCGGCGTCGGCAACAGCGAGTACAGCGGCAAGGTCACCATCGGGACCTCGGGCTCCGCCCCGAACTTCTCGATGACCGACGCCACCCGTGGCGGCCACAAGACCTACAACCTCAACCACGGTTCGTCGGGCACCGGTTCGCTGTTCACCGACGCCGACGACACCTGGGGCGACGGTACGCCGCAGAACGCCCAGACGGCCGGTGTGGACGCCGCCTACGGCGCCCAGGAGACCTGGGACTACTACAAGAACGTGCACGGCCGCAGCGGCATCCGCGGTGACGGCGTCGGCGCCTACTCCCGCGTGCACTACGGCAACAGCTACGTCAACGCCTTCTGGGACGACGGCTGCTTCTGCATGACCTACGGCGACGGCAGCGGCAACGCCGCCCCGCTGACCGCCATCGACGTGGCCGGCCACGAGATGTCGCACGGTGTCACCGCGGCCACCGCCAACCTCACCTACAGCGGCGAGTCCGGCGGCCTCAACGAGGCGACCTCCGACATCTTCGGCACGGCGGTGGAGTTCTACGCCAACAACGCCTCGGACCCCGGTGACTACCTCATCGGCGAGAAGATCGACATCAACGGCGACGGCACCCCGCTGCGCTACATGGACAAGCCGAGCAAGGACGGCGCGTCCGCCGACTACTGGTCCAGCACCGTCGGCAACAAGGACGTCCACTACTCGTCCGGCGTCGCCAACCACTTCTTCTACCTGCTGTCCGAGGGCAGCGGCCCGAAGGACATCGGCGGGGTCCACTACGACAGCCCGACCTTCGACAACCTGCCGGTGCCGGGCATCGGCCGGGCCAACGCCGAGAAGGTGTGGTTCAAGGCGCTCAGCCAGTACATGAGCTCCAACACCAACTACGCGGCCGCCCGTACCGCGACGCTGAAGGCCGCCGCCGACCTGTTCGGCGAGGGCAGCGCGTCGTACAACACGGTCGCCAACACCTGGGCGGCGGTCAACGTCGGCTCCCGCGTCCCGGACGGCGGCGGGGTCACCGTCACCAACCCGGGCAACCAGACCAGCACCGTGGGCCAGGCGGCGAGCCTGCAGATCAAGGCGACCAGCGGCACCGCGGGCGCGCTGAGCTACGCGGCGACCGGCCTGCCCGCCGGTCTGTCGATCAACGCGAGCACCGGTCTGATCTCCGGTACGCCGACCACGGCCGGCACCGGCAACGTCACGGTCACCGTCACCGACGCGGCGAAGAAGACCGGTACGGCCGCCTTCACCTGGACGGTCAACCCGGTCGGCGGCGGCAATGTCTTCGAGAACGCCGACGACGTGCAGATCCCGGACGCCGGCGCGGCGGTCACCTCGCCGATCACCGTCAGCCGCAGCGGCAACGCGCCGAGCACGCTGAAGGTCGGGGTCGACATCGTGCACAGCTACCGCGGTGACCTGGTCATCGACCTGATCGCCCCGGACGGCACGGCCTACCGGCTGAAGAACTCCAGCGTGTACGACTCGGCGGCCAACGTGAACACGACGTACACCGTCAACGCCTCCTCGGAGGCGGCGAGCGGCACCTGGAAGCTGCGGGTCCAGGACGTCTACTCCCAGGACAGCGGCTACATCAACGGCTGGAAGCTGACGTTCTGA